Proteins encoded within one genomic window of Sminthopsis crassicaudata isolate SCR6 chromosome X, ASM4859323v1, whole genome shotgun sequence:
- the LOC141548342 gene encoding toll-like receptor 13 gives MNPETKGVTLKWLWFIFAEFSLLSLIEMYGFHHCTQYEFDFHHVICIRKNITSLKEGIRDLPRYITHLNLTHNQIKTVPSGSFANLSNLIDLRLEWNFIWDIGPGAFQGLKNLTLLNLVENKLTNINSSFEGLSSLKTLLLSHNQITWIHENAFVPLVNLQYLSLSRNAITNFSNILAAVQHLPSLEILDLTNNIIAFLNYSPTTLVSLTKLILMRNNLVDLDFSTLSLPNLTTLDVSQNAIQNVHLESLPQVTSLNLSGTQMNVEKLQAKHLQNLMELDLSDINPSPSLSTVCHLLQNLPEIKTLLFKKNGINSEDIKGLTNCTMLLSLDLSNNKDLVHLCDGEFNGMPSLEWLNLNSCMLSLISNKTWNSLQNLTALDLSRNKFETFPDFAFAPLKRLQSLSLSKNPITKLNNLSFYSLHTLKELDLAGCWIVAIDKYSFSQFLSLENLNLRENNIRTLKGNTFLFLKKLQVLTLSQNRLTTIEKKAFSGLTKLYKLDLAYNILSDFLPGVFLGLEGLEILDLSFNKITYETTKSLQYPPFKDLPSLKYLNLEGQINGIQVVPINFFQGLGSLQELLLGKNSRVFLDHCQLDYLLNLTRLDISGTKAGDRGLYLNTSLFQKLKQLKVLRLENNNLDSLVPEMFFALEHLQVFSLRFNNLKIIHQNLLQNLKSLTYFDVYGNKLDCICDNEWFKNWSISTPSVHIPYLGSFHCQQPNTQSLLVGFDTAICNFDTGKIYFFCSFSLVLATMIFSWFGTNMITSMRYGIYMFKSLYLAKWHRSEREFIYDAFVSFNAADEQWVYKELAPALEMDGQPTFKLCLHHRDFEPGMDIFENIQNAINTSRKTLCIVSNDYLRSEWCRLEVQLASLRMFYDYQDVIILIFLEEIPNYRLSSYHRLRKLVKKQTFITWPENPQERPLFWARIRNVLGNRNIREENAQLILTEPLED, from the coding sequence ATGAACCCTGAAACCAAAGGTGTAACATTGAAATGGCTTTGGTTCATATTTGCTGAGTTTTCTCTGCTGTCACTGATAGAGATGTATGGATTCCATCACTGCACCCAGTATGAGTTTGACTTTCACCATGTGATCTGTATCCGGAAGAACATCACCAGCTTGAAGGAAGGCATTCGTGATCTCCCTAGATATATCACTCATCTCAACCTTACACACAACCAAATCAAAACTGTGCCTTCTGGAAGCTTTGCTAATCTGTCTAATCTTATAGATCTTAGACTGGAGTGGAACTTTATTTGGGACATTGGTCCAGGAGCCTTCCAGGGGCTTAAAAATTTGACCCTTTTAAACCTGGTAGAAAATAAACTTACGAATATTAACTCTTCTTTTGAGGGCCTATCCAGTCTGAAAACTTTGCTCCTGAGCCACAATCAAATTACCTGGATCCATGAAAATGCCTTTGTCCCACTTGTCAATTTACAGTACTTAAGCTTGTCTCGTAATGCAATAACTAATTTTTCCAACATCCTGGCAGCTGTTCAGCATCTCCCAAGCTTGGAAATTCTTGATCTTACAAACAACATTATTGCTTTCCTGAACTATAGTCCAACAACCCTGGTTTCCCTCACTAAGCTGATCTTGATGAGGAACAATCTGGTAGACTTGGATTTTTCCACTCTGTCACTTCCTAATCTAACCACCTTGGATGTCTCCCAGAATGCTATTCAAAATGTGCATCTGGAGTCTCTACCCCAGGTGACGAGTTTGAATTTGAGTGGGACAcagatgaatgtggaaaagcttcaGGCCAAACATCTGCAGAATCTGATGGAGCTGGACCTCAGTGATATTAATCCATCGCCCAGCTTGAGCACAGTATGTCACCTCCTCCAAAACTTGCCAGAGATAAAGACAttactttttaagaaaaatggaaTTAACTCAGAGGACATCAAAGGCCTCACCAACTGTACTATGCTTTTGTCCCTTGACCTGAGCAACAATAAAGATTTGGTCCATCTCTGTGATGGTGAGTTCAATGGCATGCCCAGCCTTGAGTGGCTGAATCTGAACAGCTGCATGCTTTCCCTGATCAGCAACAAGACTTGGAATTCCCTCCAGAATTTGACAGCTTTAGATCTCAGTAGAAATAAGTTCGAAACCTTTCCAGATTTTGCATTTGCTCCTCTCAAACGTTtgcagtctctctctctttccaaaaACCCCATCACAAAACTCAACAACCTGTCCTTCTATAGTCTACATACACTGAAAGAGCTTGATTTGGCTGGGTGCTGGATAGTGGCAATTGATAAATACTCTTTTAGTCAATTTTTGAGTCTTGAGAACCTAAACCTTCGGGAGAACAATATTCGAACTCTGAAAGGGAAcacttttttatttctgaagAAGCTTCAGGTTCTGACCCTCTCCCAGAACCGCCTGACCACTATAGAGAAAAAGGCCTTTTCTGGCCTCACCAAACTATACAAACTTGATCTGGCATACAACATCCTGTCTGATTTTCTTCCTGGTGTGTTTCTAGGACTGGAAGGACTAGAGATTTTAGACCTTAGTTTTAATAAGATAACTTATGAAACTACCAAGAGCCTCCAATATCCTCCCTTTAAGGATCTCCCATCCCTCAAATACCTCAACCTAGAAGGACAAATAAATGGGATTCAGGTTGTCCCAATCAACTTCTTCCAAGGACTGGGTAGTTTGCAGGAGCTACTATTGGGAAAGAACTCCAGGGTATTTCTAGATCACTGCCAGTTGGACTACCTGCTTAATCTCACTAGGTTGGATATCTCAGGGACAAAAGCTGGAGATCGGGGTCTCTATTTAAATACCTCCTTATTCCAAAAACTCAAACAACTGAAAGTATTGCGACTAGAGAATAACAACTTGGATTCATTAGTTCCTGAGATGTTTTTTGCTTTGGAACACCTTCAAGTCTTTTCCTTGAGGTTCAATAACCTGAAAATTATTCATCAAAACCTTTTGCAAAACCTAAAGTCCCTGACATACTTTGATGTCTATGGGAATAAGCTTGACTGCATCTGTGATAATGAATGGTTCAAGAACTGGTCCATCAGTACTCCTAGTGTCCACATCCCCTACCTGGGGAGCTTTCATTGTCAGCAGCCAAATACACAGAGCCTACTAGTGGGTTTTGATACTGCCATATGCAATTTTGACACAGGTAAAATCTACTTCTTCTGCTCTTTCAGCCTGGTGCTTGCAACTATGATCTTCTCTTGGTTTGGTACCAACATGATCACATCCATGCGATATGGGATCTATATGTTTAAATCTTTGTACCTGGCCAAGTGGCATCGGTCAGAAAGGGAGTTCATCTATGACGCCTTTGTCTCCTTCAATGCCGCTGATGAGCAGTGGGTTTATAAGGAGCTTGCACCTGCCCTCGAAATGGATGGACAGCCTACTTTTAAGCTCTGCCTCCACCATCGGGACTTTGAACCAGGAATGGACATCTTTGAGAATATTCAGAATGCCATTAACACCAGTCGAAAGACTCTCTGTATTGTTAGCAACGACTATCTCCGAAGTGAGTGGTGCAGGCTAGAAGTGCAACTGGCTAGTCTCAGGATGTTCTATGACTACCAGGATGTGATCATCTTGATTTTCCTGGAGGAGATCCCCAACTACCGACTATCCAGCTACCATCGACTCCGGAAACTCGTgaaaaagcaaacatttattacctGGCCTGAGAATCCTCAGGAAAGGCCTCTGTTCTGGGCCCGCATTAGAAATGTACTAGGCAACAGAAACATTAGGGAAGAAAATGCACAGCTGATTTTGACTGAACCACTGGAAGACTAA